A window from Trinickia violacea encodes these proteins:
- a CDS encoding glutathione S-transferase family protein — protein MNLTLHYAVPSTYSQKTLLAFFEKGVPFTPKPVNLSDPEQSASYRKLYPLGKIPLLTGDDLFIPESTIIIEFLENEFPTSGTKLIPEDPTAARRVRFKDRMHDLYLNEPIATIFFDSLKPADKRNPEAVAKAHATLDVMYNFMNEFYGTHPDAGAGEFNMSDCAAFAPLFYAQKLHPFADREYVSAYFGRLMERPSVQRLLGELLPALQKFEQK, from the coding sequence ATGAATCTGACTCTACATTACGCGGTGCCATCCACCTATTCGCAAAAGACTCTGCTGGCCTTTTTTGAGAAGGGCGTGCCTTTTACGCCGAAGCCAGTCAATCTGTCTGATCCGGAACAGTCAGCCTCCTATCGCAAGTTGTATCCGTTGGGCAAGATTCCGCTACTCACGGGCGATGATCTGTTCATTCCGGAGTCGACGATCATCATCGAGTTCCTCGAAAACGAATTCCCAACGTCGGGTACCAAGCTGATTCCCGAGGATCCGACCGCCGCGCGGCGCGTCCGTTTCAAGGATCGTATGCATGATTTGTATCTCAATGAGCCCATTGCCACGATTTTCTTCGACTCGCTGAAACCGGCAGATAAGCGTAATCCGGAAGCGGTTGCCAAGGCCCACGCGACGCTTGATGTGATGTACAACTTCATGAACGAATTTTATGGCACGCATCCTGACGCGGGTGCCGGCGAATTCAATATGTCCGACTGCGCCGCATTTGCCCCGCTGTTTTATGCGCAGAAATTGCATCCGTTTGCCGATCGCGAGTATGTCAGCGCCTATTTCGGTCGATTGATGGAACGGCCGAGCGTGCAGCGCCTGCTGGGCGAGTTGCTGCCAGCCCTCCAGAAATTCGAACAAAAGTAA
- a CDS encoding acyltransferase family protein, translating into MHKHLERLTPLRFVAALFVVLFHFGRGVPPFNFPVINGVVLNGNNAVSFFYCLSGFIMATVYAGSDVSARSYWIARFARIYPVYLVCLLATYYLLGGTLTDLALTSALIQTWIPGSALAINTPGWSLSVEVFFYVLFPFLSTHVLSVSRKTLVDYTAALWICTQVITFVARTYFYGGYPSISHDLIFYFPLMHLNEFMIGIVTAVLFMDRARRGSSQMFASGIIALLAGIGLTTLVGGIAERFPLWVAPSNGLMAPEFAGIIWLVASLPNGIGRALESRALILLGESSYALYLMQEPLHIFFDRHLVPIMPDASATAKLFAFIALLVACSIAIYVIFEKPMRSLIKGLFRDRTAIAS; encoded by the coding sequence ATGCATAAGCATCTCGAGAGACTCACCCCGCTCAGGTTCGTCGCCGCTCTATTTGTGGTGCTATTCCACTTCGGCAGAGGCGTCCCACCCTTCAACTTCCCCGTAATTAACGGGGTTGTGCTTAACGGCAACAACGCCGTCTCGTTCTTCTACTGCCTCTCCGGCTTCATCATGGCGACGGTATATGCAGGCAGCGATGTATCGGCCCGCTCATATTGGATCGCACGATTCGCGCGGATCTATCCGGTGTATCTGGTTTGCCTGCTCGCCACGTATTACCTGCTTGGCGGGACACTCACGGATCTCGCACTGACTTCCGCCCTGATCCAGACTTGGATTCCCGGATCCGCATTGGCGATTAACACCCCCGGCTGGTCGCTTTCAGTCGAGGTGTTTTTCTATGTCCTTTTCCCATTTCTTTCCACGCACGTTCTCAGCGTCAGCCGCAAGACGCTGGTCGACTATACCGCCGCCCTTTGGATCTGCACTCAGGTCATCACCTTTGTAGCGCGCACGTACTTCTACGGCGGATACCCGTCCATCTCTCACGACCTGATATTTTATTTCCCCCTGATGCACCTGAACGAATTCATGATCGGCATCGTCACAGCGGTGCTTTTCATGGACAGAGCGCGACGAGGAAGCTCACAGATGTTCGCAAGCGGGATAATCGCGCTCCTCGCGGGGATCGGCCTGACGACCCTCGTCGGCGGAATTGCGGAGCGCTTCCCGTTGTGGGTCGCTCCTTCCAATGGGCTTATGGCCCCTGAGTTCGCCGGCATTATCTGGCTGGTTGCATCTCTTCCGAATGGCATCGGTCGCGCGCTGGAAAGCCGCGCGCTGATACTGCTAGGCGAATCCAGCTACGCCCTCTATCTGATGCAGGAACCACTGCATATCTTCTTCGACAGACACCTGGTTCCGATCATGCCGGACGCAAGCGCAACCGCGAAGCTGTTCGCATTCATCGCTCTACTTGTGGCCTGCTCGATTGCTATCTACGTGATCTTCGAGAAGCCGATGCGATCGCTGATCAAGGGTTTATTCCGAGATCGGACCGCGATCGCATCATAA
- a CDS encoding ESPR domain-containing protein: protein MNKNTYRLVFSRLRGMLIAVEETAAGHGKGTTSCPLRSEI, encoded by the coding sequence ATGAATAAGAATACCTACAGGCTGGTATTCAGCCGGCTCCGGGGTATGCTGATCGCGGTTGAGGAAACCGCCGCAGGACATGGCAAGGGCACCACGTCATGCCCGTTACGAAGTGAAATTTGA
- a CDS encoding DUF6037 family protein — protein sequence MGIRLAPLERLYRNMQSQGMTKTQFEFRFRQLTFNVIYLAEAFPHELLLGCREHNLFIVVKVPWHFTIATYLRDQYTPLMDALGLQPNPDNPFSTNIFFEAFRAVIPTTTSKANEPTITDIAANRRDVEESEKIYFVGWMQHDGKQSSPTKANLEKTRRLCGQAVYELCLRNHISSRWTDRSDDAWPFSWPTV from the coding sequence ATGGGAATCAGGTTGGCACCGCTGGAAAGGCTCTATCGGAACATGCAGTCGCAAGGGATGACGAAAACGCAGTTTGAATTCCGCTTTCGCCAGCTGACATTCAACGTTATCTATCTCGCGGAAGCGTTTCCGCACGAGCTGCTTTTGGGATGCCGAGAGCACAACCTGTTTATTGTCGTGAAAGTGCCCTGGCACTTCACTATTGCCACCTATCTTCGAGACCAATACACGCCGCTGATGGACGCGCTTGGCCTCCAGCCCAATCCGGATAATCCGTTTAGCACCAACATCTTCTTCGAAGCGTTTCGCGCGGTGATTCCAACAACAACGTCCAAGGCGAACGAGCCGACGATCACCGACATCGCAGCGAACCGGCGCGATGTAGAAGAATCAGAAAAGATTTACTTCGTTGGTTGGATGCAGCATGACGGAAAGCAGTCGTCGCCGACTAAAGCCAATTTGGAGAAAACCCGGCGTCTCTGCGGGCAGGCAGTCTATGAGCTATGCCTTCGCAACCATATCAGCAGCAGATGGACGGATAGGTCCGATGATGCATGGCCGTTCAGCTGGCCGACTGTATGA
- a CDS encoding DUF1565 domain-containing protein, whose translation MLRPIYRFSQALLVLFIIFITQTSGLAAQTVNFSFNAVPSTVGDVQPTRISGVIATSFPLKDGNAVVQIRDASGKIVFEKDISSLNFQSGAKVPISFRYTPVSSGIFSISAGLFSSDWSTTYQWTDKLASLVVSSSTATTTYYVSPTGSDGNPGTLSAPFQTIGHAVALAKPGTDIIVRAGTYYEAVRIRSSGTASAPIRLYADSGEKVIVDGSKNSTNTDNIEVDGAYVVVNGLNVQGATKSGIIAYNTHHVTISNNIVHGSYGDGIVSTNWINIGNSHDNIIAGNTVYNNVLQNQSRTSSTWGQGISVSWDNNSVIEENASYNNYGEGIGTFLSVGVAILNNTVYDNFSVEIYLDNASNATVNANSIYNTGNSGFFRNGSQASSIQLARETYSQSEPLSNLKITNNVAINGSFGLFYGNYGSGGGIQSSVIANNTFASANVNEIYIDPSSGHSGNTYANNIVYEAPVDNRTLVAGSNSGATFLHNNWFGGSAGAFSGVGDVVADPQFVNAGALAATDYVLQSTSLCKQAGVSLSQVATDYFGQSRVVPPTIGAFN comes from the coding sequence ATGCTGCGCCCAATATATAGATTTTCACAAGCTCTCCTTGTTTTATTCATAATTTTTATAACGCAAACGAGCGGGCTTGCTGCTCAAACAGTTAATTTCTCGTTTAATGCAGTGCCGTCGACAGTAGGCGATGTTCAGCCCACTAGAATTTCCGGAGTGATTGCGACATCATTTCCACTGAAAGACGGTAATGCAGTCGTGCAAATTCGCGATGCCAGTGGGAAGATTGTTTTTGAAAAAGATATTTCAAGCTTGAACTTCCAATCAGGTGCGAAGGTGCCTATTTCTTTCAGGTATACGCCTGTATCTAGTGGGATATTTAGTATTTCTGCAGGCCTTTTCAGTTCGGATTGGTCAACGACTTATCAATGGACGGATAAGTTGGCATCCTTGGTGGTGTCATCCTCGACAGCCACAACCACTTATTACGTTTCACCAACTGGATCCGATGGAAATCCAGGAACGTTAAGTGCACCTTTTCAAACAATTGGACATGCTGTCGCTCTTGCCAAACCAGGTACCGATATTATCGTGCGCGCCGGCACCTACTATGAGGCGGTCCGTATACGTTCCAGCGGCACGGCCAGTGCCCCAATTCGTCTATATGCCGATAGCGGTGAGAAGGTCATCGTCGATGGATCAAAAAATTCGACTAATACCGACAATATTGAAGTGGATGGTGCCTATGTTGTCGTAAATGGATTGAATGTACAAGGTGCGACTAAATCTGGAATTATTGCCTACAACACCCACCATGTGACGATCAGCAATAATATCGTGCACGGTTCGTACGGCGACGGCATTGTATCAACCAATTGGATAAATATCGGAAATTCGCACGACAACATAATTGCGGGAAATACTGTTTACAATAATGTTTTGCAAAATCAGTCGCGTACCAGTTCTACTTGGGGGCAGGGAATTTCGGTTTCATGGGATAACAATTCGGTCATTGAAGAGAATGCATCCTATAATAACTATGGTGAAGGAATTGGCACCTTTCTCTCGGTGGGCGTGGCAATTTTGAATAATACCGTTTACGATAACTTCAGTGTAGAAATATATTTGGATAATGCTAGCAATGCGACGGTCAATGCCAATTCAATCTACAATACCGGCAATTCAGGATTTTTTAGAAATGGATCTCAGGCTTCATCAATCCAGCTGGCGCGAGAAACATATTCCCAGTCCGAGCCATTGTCAAACCTGAAAATAACTAACAATGTTGCAATTAACGGGTCATTTGGATTGTTCTATGGAAACTACGGAAGCGGTGGTGGAATTCAAAGCAGTGTAATTGCCAACAATACATTTGCAAGTGCAAATGTAAATGAAATATATATCGATCCCTCCTCGGGTCATAGCGGTAATACATATGCCAATAACATTGTTTATGAGGCCCCGGTGGACAATAGAACGCTTGTTGCCGGAAGCAATAGTGGCGCCACTTTCTTGCACAACAACTGGTTTGGTGGCAGCGCAGGGGCTTTTTCCGGGGTAGGTGATGTCGTCGCCGATCCGCAATTCGTCAATGCTGGCGCGCTTGCTGCAACGGATTACGTCCTGCAGTCAACCTCTCTGTGTAAACAGGCAGGTGTGTCGTTGAGCCAAGTGGCGACGGATTATTTTGGCCAATCCAGGGTTGTTCCGCCGACCATCGGTGCATTCAACTAG
- a CDS encoding two-partner secretion domain-containing protein, with amino-acid sequence MTGVMYFAPAVLLVDQTAHAAPIVDPRDSVPFQPTITQTSTGVAAVNIAMPNANGTSTNQYSEFNVDGSGLVLNNSLVSGTPLRGGTLGANPNLKGRTATMILNQVTSTAPSTPAGPLEVFGSPAFVIISNPNGSAVNGLSLTNAPNLVLTMGAPQFITGPGGTPASFANAGALAYQVSSGAAGTTYKRFPTTIRRVRGSSLKKTEIDITSGEHGLPLVSSRS; translated from the coding sequence ATGACGGGGGTGATGTATTTCGCACCTGCAGTGCTGCTGGTCGATCAGACCGCGCACGCCGCGCCCATTGTCGATCCGCGCGACTCGGTCCCGTTCCAGCCGACCATCACGCAAACCAGCACCGGGGTTGCAGCGGTCAATATTGCCATGCCGAACGCTAACGGGACCAGTACGAACCAGTACAGCGAGTTCAACGTGGATGGTTCAGGCCTTGTGCTGAACAACAGCCTAGTTTCAGGCACACCGCTGCGGGGCGGCACACTCGGCGCGAACCCGAATCTCAAGGGCCGCACGGCCACCATGATTCTCAACCAGGTTACCTCGACTGCACCCTCGACGCCCGCGGGTCCGCTCGAGGTGTTCGGGTCACCAGCTTTCGTAATCATCAGCAATCCGAATGGATCCGCTGTCAATGGGCTTTCGCTTACGAACGCACCGAACCTGGTGCTCACGATGGGCGCGCCGCAGTTCATCACCGGCCCGGGTGGCACGCCGGCCAGCTTTGCGAACGCGGGCGCGCTCGCGTACCAGGTCTCGTCGGGCGCTGCGGGCACGACCTACAAACGTTTTCCGACGACTATCCGCCGGGTTCGGGGTTCAAGTCTGAAGAAGACCGAAATCGACATAACGAGCGGGGAGCACGGCTTGCCGCTCGTCTCCAGCAGGAGCTAG
- a CDS encoding peptidyl-prolyl cis-trans isomerase — MAQATVVDRSHSWPGADATCSTGPSGHPRARYLELELLTGVFMLRNSTFIRALCVSAFASVVLATLVPHIVHAAGDSASGPVVALPSGVVAIVNGVAIPQAQLDAAVQASHQSDTPQLRQNLKQQLIVRELFRQNAEKGQYGTKPEVQEAMNAAKVNAETQLYLKDSIHPAQVTDAQVKARYDEIVASLGKEEYKPRIIVVPDEATANTVLAALKSGTAFDALARQYSTAPSKASGGELPWVSFKTPMTEGKTQGLPLAVAQAITQLPVGGVLPQSIALGSDTNGPRAIVKVDAKRPTQVPPFDQAQGTIRQQLQALALEKAAAQFSADLLKGATIQQ, encoded by the coding sequence ATGGCACAAGCAACTGTTGTCGACCGAAGCCACAGTTGGCCGGGAGCTGACGCAACCTGCAGCACTGGGCCCTCGGGCCACCCTCGTGCTCGCTACCTTGAACTGGAATTACTGACAGGAGTATTTATGTTGCGCAACTCGACCTTTATCCGTGCGCTGTGCGTGAGCGCCTTTGCCTCGGTTGTGCTCGCCACGCTCGTCCCCCATATCGTCCATGCCGCCGGCGATAGTGCGTCTGGCCCAGTGGTGGCGTTGCCTTCCGGCGTGGTCGCTATCGTCAACGGCGTCGCAATTCCTCAAGCGCAGCTCGATGCGGCGGTGCAGGCTAGTCACCAATCCGACACCCCACAGCTTCGCCAGAATCTCAAGCAGCAGCTTATTGTGCGCGAACTGTTCCGCCAGAACGCGGAGAAGGGGCAATACGGCACAAAGCCGGAAGTCCAAGAGGCGATGAACGCGGCGAAGGTCAATGCCGAAACGCAGCTGTACTTGAAGGACAGCATTCACCCCGCGCAGGTGACAGACGCCCAGGTGAAGGCGCGCTATGACGAAATTGTCGCGTCGCTGGGCAAGGAAGAATACAAGCCGCGCATCATCGTCGTGCCGGATGAGGCGACCGCGAACACTGTGCTTGCCGCATTAAAGTCTGGCACGGCCTTCGATGCGCTTGCGCGCCAGTACAGCACCGCGCCGAGCAAAGCAAGCGGCGGCGAACTGCCGTGGGTGAGTTTCAAGACGCCGATGACGGAGGGCAAGACGCAAGGCTTGCCACTCGCAGTAGCGCAGGCGATTACACAATTACCGGTGGGTGGCGTGTTGCCGCAATCGATCGCGCTCGGCAGCGACACGAACGGCCCACGCGCGATCGTGAAGGTCGATGCGAAACGGCCGACGCAGGTCCCGCCATTCGATCAGGCGCAAGGCACAATTCGCCAACAGTTGCAGGCGCTAGCGCTCGAGAAGGCAGCGGCACAGTTTTCAGCCGACCTGCTTAAGGGCGCGACGATTCAACAATGA